Below is a window of Paramisgurnus dabryanus chromosome 20, PD_genome_1.1, whole genome shotgun sequence DNA.
AAGTGACgagaaaacacacattttaaaaacattcaacTACAACTTACCTAACTGATATAATGCCAAAAATAGTAAGTTGGTTATCTTCCTTTAGATATTAGCGAAACATTTGACACAAAAACTACATTAATAATCACCAGTGacacataaaaaatgtgcatcACGTCGTTAATCAAAAATAGACCattaaagctaaaaaaaatcCGTCAGGTTCAATCTTCGAAGTGATGATCTATTATAGGCCAGCATGTTTTGGCACCAgaacactaggtggcgctgtaaaCGTATATATGTTTTTCAGTTGCAATAATCATGCGGAAGAATCTAGTTGATCACTTGATCAGTAGAGTACGATAACTTTCTCGTTTTATGTCTTTATTACTTTTCTCTGATAAAGATACCCGCGGTACTGATTACAACGGTAttatataactatattatcCTAAACTATATTATAGAAAAACATTATTTAGTAGCACAAATATTACAAGGGTCTTAACTGTAACAGCTCAATGTGTCATTTTTCATCGTTAAACTTTTACTCTGCGAGAGCAAAAGTGTCACGCGCTTTTTGACATTTTCATGGTTTCCTGGATCGACTGTCCAGTCTTTCTTCTCTGTGctgactacacacacacacacacacatttaacgTTACAAGTTCATGCCCGTTGGCAACAAAACTGttcacaaattaataaactgAACTTGGTTCTTTAAAAACGaactatatgtgaaaacacccttggAGACAGCTTAACGTGGACCAGGAATGGGAATATGGCTACATCTGAGCTGATGCTGAGTATTGGACTTATTGGTAAGTTCAAAATACATTATCAAAATAATCcctattaataaaacattttaatgagaCATATACTTTTGATTATTATTGCAAGTAATTTTCATTGTCGCCCATACACAGAGAAAGACGTAAATGTAGACACACTTTGGGTTTGGTGCTACCCGTCCATCAGTGCTGATCTGAGAGAGGTTCTGATGCGGAAATGTTGCCTGGCTCTGGAAAATCAGCTTTTGCACACCTTTCTGTTCGGCCAGTACTGTCGAACCTGGTACTACATCAGCAGTGTAGAGGTTCAGGAGCCAACTGCCCTCAAAAAGGTCCTTTATGATTTATATACTACCAATATCAAAAAATCATAACTTACTTTTCATACACTTTTTGTGTTCTGTGATCTATATATTTTATGGAAACCTTGCCATCTTACGGCTTACTTACTGATCTTTATCACTTAAAGGTGACTCATCTTTCAGTAGCTATTACAGCTAAAGACTTCAATCCTGAAAAGTATGCTGCGTTTGGTAGAGTTCTGTGCAGGTACATtagtatatttatgtataatttatattatatataaatacttaatatataaattatgtattttttcttaaattatacatgcatgtgcagatatatatatatacatacataattattatacacagctcacacatttatataatgtaaacaaaaacttttattctgctatagattcaTCACAattaatcattatgcatccctacttcagattgttgtactgtatgtttgtgATGTTGCCTTCTAAAACAATGATCTTGTTCAGGATGTATATGAAACATGGAAGTCCTGTGAAGATGATGGAGGGCTACATTGCTGTTTTGACCAAAGGCATATGTCAGAGTGATGAGAATGGCTCCTTTCTCATTAAAGATTATGATGTCAGGAAAGCCTATCTGGCTGGATCTTTGAAAGGTTAACAATGCACccacaaaaattatatttacgGCACCCAAGAACTGTACAGCTGAAATCCAGCTTCAATACACAATATTGGTAGCATAGCCATTTCTACATTTGCATGTAGTCatttagcagaaactttaatccaaagcaatttacagAAGAACATTATGGTTGCAAAGTTTATGATTATTAAAACCCTTACCCTCACTGAATAAGCTCCAAGTTTGCTATATATTATTTCAGATGTTGTGTCTCAGTTTGGTATGGAGACCATTATCCTTTACACAGCACTGATGCTGAAGAAGAGAGTGGTGGTCTATCACCCACGGATTGAAGCGCTTCTGGAGTTCACAAGGTAACAATTGCAATGCCTAAATGCATCTTGCTTATTTGCAGAGCTTTTGTGTTGACCCACATGCTGTGTACTTTTTTGCACATCATCTTGAGGTTTATTGCCCAGCAATGGCTCTGTCATTCCAAAATAtgtaaaggggacatttcacaagactttttttaaatgtcaaataaatctttggtatcctcagagtacgtatgtaaagatctagctcaaaatatcatatagataatttattataacatgttaaaattctCTAAAATTCTactttgtcattttaaatgcaaatgagctgatctctgcataTTAAGGGGTGCTATTGTCCCCTTCTGACATAacaagaggagccaaatttccataacctattttttcacatgcttgtggaAAATGGTTTAACgaaacttagttactgggttgttattttttacattttctaggttgataaaagcactggggacccaattgtagcacttaaacatgtgacaaagtctgattttcatgatatgtcccctttaagttcaagacacacatctctgctataAATGAACActaaaagtttgtttgtgggacctaccgttatcATACAGttacaccgaaagtgacaggagtgcaaatgttacaaattaccccataggtggggttaattgtaacaaacagagttCAGAAGTATTTCCTTACATATCGCACCATTGGTGTAGGCTTCAAACATGAAGAATCCTAACATTCTTCCTACGCTGCTATAACAAAGATGAACTTgtgcttttaaatgttttttttatgtctttttCTATTCAAAACCAGAGCTCTTCCTGCCTTGGTATGGCATAGGAAAGACTGGTCCATCCTTCACCCTTTTGTTCATCTGGACAATAATGAACTGGACAATCTCAAGCTATGTACAGGTATGGAAAGGCCTGTTTACTGGTGTTCAGAGTCATTATGCCAGGAAAATTGTGTAAATTTGTAAAAGTGTACTGTTTTGGGACCTGCAGTTTTAAATAAATCTCTGTTCTCTGTAGGGTATGTTGCAGGATTTGTGGATCCTGAAATTAGAGACAGATCAGACCTGTTTGATGTATATGTCAATCTTCCAGAAAGTGAGATTACTGTATCACAAAATGCCAAAGGTGAGGGAGGCAACTTTACTGGTTGATGGAGAGTGAGGTGGTTTATAATGTATCTTAAGTAGCCTAACCCCAGTGCCTTTTATAGAGTCAATGGCGATGGGGAAATTCCATAAAGAGATCGGACACTTTATTGTCCAGACTGCAGAGGATGCCGAGCGCACAGATGTGCAGGTTATTAAGGTAAGTTATGAATAAGAGCAAGTATGAAGTATGAATGTATAGCTGTAGTATTGAAACCTTAAacggacattccacttttttgaaaatgggctcattttccagctcccctagagttaaacattagatttttactgttttggaatccattcagccgatctccggtgGTAccatttagcatagcttagcataatctattgaatctaattagaccattagcttcacactcaaaaatgaccaaagagcttcgatatttttttattttaaacttacCTCTTCTGCACTTACATTGTGttctaagaccgacagaaaattaaaagttgcgattttctaggcccatatggctaggaactaaactctcagtccggcgtaataatcaagaactttgctgccgtaacatggctgcaggaggtgcaataatattacgcagtgcccgaaaatagtccccttggtaactttcaatagcaggggtcTATTTTCgagcactgcataatatcattgcgcctgggggtggtttcccagacaggactTATCAACtaagtcccagactaaaatgcatgtttgagctgacTTAAATTAAaaaccttgtactgacatatcctTAAATATTTAAGTGCAATTTTTGTCTCAAgttgcacaccagtaatgtttttttgtaaactttgtttgtaaaaacaacttaaatgtcctaatataactaaagccAAGTTCTGAaataatctaaaccctgttcgggaaaccgccccttaaggCATTTAAGAAGTAAATACCgtactttaaaatgtttcttttacCAGTAACACATTGAAGTTTTGATAAAGTTCAAATGTCTTTCAGGATATTTCAGTAAAAACGAAAGAGATCCTGAGTAACCTGATGTCTCTTGCTGGTGAAGCAGAGAATTCAAAGTTGACTTTGGAGACATTGAAGCAACGGCACTACCCTCCAGCAACAGAAAACTTCCTCTTCCACTTAGCTGCGGCTGAGCAACTCCTGAAGATCTGACCAATTACAGCATCCCATTATGCAGCGCAACACTCACATGACACACAGCTGTCATTCTGTGAGGAACATTAACATTAGCTGTGGAATTACAAAATGAATTTATAAAAGACTTAGGGTTGTAATGGGCCAAGAGCTAtgtaatacatattttttataaggATAGgttacatttgttttttacaaGTTGTGAATGAAACATTGAATGTGATATTCGATATCAGATTTCACGCTCAAACGTTAAGAAGTACCTTGACCCAACAAATCTAAGCTTTTCAGCGAGCATTCCTAAGGTATCCTATTCCGTTTTATATTAGTTTAGCTACAAGGATTTCACAGTGAAAAAGGACTGATAGCTGCCTAACTGAAACATGTTTGTTTAGCTGTGAAGGCTAACACTGTTACGAGGACTTTTTTCTATACAAAGTTAAACAGTGTTGAGATAAAAGATCAAAAAACCCTGAACAGTGTTACTAATAGCATTATTATTGAGTGCCAAATGATTATCTTAAAGTTATGCTGTTAATGCACAAATATATAGTTTATTCATCTAATAATACTTTATATGATTATATTCTcaaatatgtcttttaaaggTCTGCACATGATATTGTTATAGGTCTTTATTCATCTCAAAAAACCCTTTTATCAAGGGCTATTCTCTGTGCCTAACCTGCTCAATAAAAATACTGATGTGTGCAATATGATGTATGGAAAAACTTGAtgttcaaaacttttttattgtCAAATTTTAAACTACACTACATGCCCTTAGAACAGACTCAGAACTACACATACCTTGGTATAAGCATCAGTAACACAGGATATCAAGATACTGATGTGTGCAATATGATGTCTGGAACAACTTagcattacatttttgtaatccTTTCCAAAATGCTATTTTATCAGTTTACTTCATATATTCTATTTGCAATGCCATATTCCAGTCATTTTAGCATGATGAAGTGAATTTCTTAAATGAATATAAACTTATCATAACCTTATGTCTTCCTGTGGTGTTACttataaaagcaaaaaatatcaaTACAATGTCATCAAATGTAACACTGTTCTAATGGCCATAATCATTATGAAATTTATTTGCTTAGTATTGATTTTTATTGTCATATGTGTGAGCACAATCTGTGTCAATATACATCACACTGTAGATCTGAATTGACAACATCATAGTCCTCTGTGGTAAAACAGTTCATCAGTACTGGCCTGCGACTGAAACTCCTCTTCTAAATTCTCCTTCTTAATCTGCAATCAGAGAAATAAAACACTTATTTGATTTAGGTTCTTAGCTTTGGTGAGTGTTACTGATATTGCAGATTATTCAGAGACTTGATGTGtatttacataattattttttacactGTATGCCAACCTGGCTTGTAAGCACTTTACAATTATAGAGGGCCGTCTCATTACACCCTTAAAAATGATGCCACAACTAAATAGATCAATACGAACAGCAAGTCCAATGCATATTACCTTGCCAAGCTGTGGATAAAGACTAAAGGACACAGGAATCATCAGACCAAAAACGATGGCAGTAGTGATGTGTCGAACAGGTGCGATTATCATTGGGTTTCTTTGGACGAACTTTGCCCTAAGACAAAAGCAGAGTTAATGTTTTCACACTATCAAAACTTTGAATAAAGTGTTGGATGACAAAACttttaaaaggtaccttttgagaagaactaacaataaacttgGAACAGTTGCAGTGGTGCCAAAGAGAGTCGCTCTTGAGAGGGTCGTCTCCTTTACAGCCTACAAATGATGCcacaattaacataaaaatacagGTACATCACATGTAAAATTGAGGATttcaagtagataggactttagtcttgcatgactacAAAAAATGCATGAGGCATTGCCATACGGAGGGACTTCCATAAAGggactttattttttttgtcaaattcCTTTTTAATCAATTCAACAAGAAGTTTTGCTAACATGTTGTACATTCACCTTTGAACCAGCTTTTTTGGAGACTCCGACAGGATTTCCCTTAGAATCAAACACTCGTATTCCATTTTCTGCTTCTTCACTTCTCACCACCATTACACTAAATGCAGCTAGACAAGCTGGAGACCAATGTGCAAATGAAGTAACGGGTATTAAAAATCAATTGACATTAAACATACCATGTACTAACACATTACAAAGCTTGTAAGACTACTTAATACTTTGGTCAAAAGTAGTAAAACAAGTAGTAACAGTCAATGGACTaccaataaaaataaactctaaggggaggtttcccagacagggcttattctagtcccagactaaaatgcacgtTTGAGCTGGCTTaacttaaaaacatcttgcactggcatatcttaacatatactagtcaacatttgaagtggatcaaaacctttaatAAAAGTTG
It encodes the following:
- the dennd10 gene encoding DENN domain-containing protein 10 — encoded protein: MATSELMLSIGLIEKDVNVDTLWVWCYPSISADLREVLMRKCCLALENQLLHTFLFGQYCRTWYYISSVEVQEPTALKKVTHLSVAITAKDFNPEKYAAFGRVLCRMYMKHGSPVKMMEGYIAVLTKGICQSDENGSFLIKDYDVRKAYLAGSLKDVVSQFGMETIILYTALMLKKRVVVYHPRIEALLEFTRALPALVWHRKDWSILHPFVHLDNNELDNLKLCTGYVAGFVDPEIRDRSDLFDVYVNLPESEITVSQNAKESMAMGKFHKEIGHFIVQTAEDAERTDVQVIKDISVKTKEILSNLMSLAGEAENSKLTLETLKQRHYPPATENFLFHLAAAEQLLKI